One Acidobacteriota bacterium genomic window, ACGGTCAACGCCTATCGGGACGCGGAAGGGAACACGCTAGCGGAACTCCTGATCGCGACGGCCCGCAGAACGGGCATCCACCGTATTCGATTCACCACCTCGCACCCGGCGCAGATGACGGATCGTCTGATGGACGCGATGGGGGAAGCTCGACCGTCCCTCTGTCGCTACCTGCATCTTCCCGTGCAGTCCGGTAGCAGCGATGTCCTGAAGCAGATGAAACGCGGCTATGACCGCGAGACCTATCTCGAGAAGATCGCGGCCATCCGTCGACGGATCCCCGACATGCGATTCGGTACCGACATCATCGTGGGCTTCCCCGGTGAGACCGAGGCGCAGTTCCAGGAGACCCTCTCGCTGATGCAGACGGTTCCCTTCGACACGGTCTACTCATTCACCTATTCGGAGCGGCCGGGAACCCGTGCCCTGGAGTTCGGCGACCCGGTCCCACTGGGCGAAAAGATGGAACGGTTGCATCGACTTCAATCGATGCAGAACCAGATTCAGGAGCAACGGAACCAGGATTGGGTCGGCACGACCCAGCCCGTCCTCATCGAGGGTCGTAGCCGACGATTCTCGGATCGCTGGACGGGTCGCACGGAACAGCATCGTGTGGTGAACTTCACCGGTGCCGGACAGGAAGGATCGATCCGCCCGGTGGAGATCCAACGAGCCACGG contains:
- the miaB gene encoding tRNA (N6-isopentenyl adenosine(37)-C2)-methylthiotransferase MiaB, whose product is MTTLHRADSGRYHIETWGCQMNLHDSEKLAGALERNGYVRAGSAEDADVILLNTCSIREKAAEKVFSELGRLKQLKDGNPNLLLGVCGCVAQQEGEKIFGRAPYVDFVLGPRATSTLDRVLADHGKATLKPRVVDTEYRKDSIQFPYDAIRREGLTRSKAYVTVIEGCNHRCTYCIVPTTRGREICRPMSEVIAEVSMLADQGVHEIEFLGQTVNAYRDAEGNTLAELLIATARRTGIHRIRFTTSHPAQMTDRLMDAMGEARPSLCRYLHLPVQSGSSDVLKQMKRGYDRETYLEKIAAIRRRIPDMRFGTDIIVGFPGETEAQFQETLSLMQTVPFDTVYSFTYSERPGTRALEFGDPVPLGEKMERLHRLQSMQNQIQEQRNQDWVGTTQPVLIEGRSRRFSDRWTGRTEQHRVVNFTGAGQEGSIRPVEIQRATAFSLYGVAAPGGA